A region from the Arcanobacterium buesumense genome encodes:
- a CDS encoding fluoride efflux transporter FluC: protein MIALIAIAGGMGAVARYWVDTWLKRLGFKGSWSTAVINVFGAIFLGAIISVDGDVLISAVLGTGFCGGFTTFSTASVETGRLLLDKRAGYAFAYVVVTCVLSVCGVLLGTSFGKVFS, encoded by the coding sequence ATGATAGCTCTCATTGCTATTGCTGGTGGAATGGGCGCAGTTGCGCGTTACTGGGTTGATACTTGGCTGAAGCGATTGGGATTCAAAGGATCGTGGTCAACTGCAGTTATTAACGTTTTTGGTGCGATTTTTCTTGGGGCTATCATTTCTGTTGATGGCGATGTGCTAATATCTGCCGTTCTTGGCACTGGATTTTGTGGTGGATTTACAACTTTTAGTACCGCGAGTGTGGAAACCGGTCGGTTACTGCTTGATAAGAGAGCGGGATATGCCTTCGCATACGTTGTTGTTACGTGTGTCTTGAGCGTCTGCGGTGTTTTGTTAGGGACATCTTTTGGAAAAGTGTTCAGTTAA
- a CDS encoding MFS transporter, with the protein MVLDGTIVAVSLPVIIVDLGLSLTQAQWVSSLYTVVFAALLLPSGVLGDRYSHRRMFISGLAIFGLASAIASFATGAALLLIARALQGLGGAFILPATLSIINETFRNNSRAAAFGI; encoded by the coding sequence ATCGTTTTAGACGGTACTATTGTTGCTGTCTCGCTACCAGTTATTATTGTGGATTTAGGATTATCCCTGACACAGGCACAGTGGGTTTCTTCTCTATATACAGTTGTTTTTGCTGCGCTTTTACTCCCATCAGGTGTGCTCGGGGACCGTTACAGTCATCGACGTATGTTCATCTCCGGCCTAGCAATTTTCGGTTTAGCTTCTGCGATTGCGTCGTTTGCTACGGGAGCTGCGCTACTACTTATCGCGCGTGCTCTCCAAGGTCTCGGAGGTGCGTTCATTTTACCAGCAACCTTATCTATCATCAATGAAACATTCCGCAATAATAGCAGAGCAGCTGCTTTTGGTATTTGA
- a CDS encoding TetR/AcrR family transcriptional regulator — protein MCECTRRETKRQETTDNIVRSAITLVTQANSIDSVSIDDIAQEAGISRRTFFNHFPTKITVLLEPLFVYRSRYIAHLLNEPLGIDAWRAIANAIEKTIDECDDLILVARSEWILTRLVHSSSAPADIPHRSAYEAHNNALRVNLQKRLNQDDPIAVELLTGIGDQILRLTLVAVRENHKRNPHEAARATVAHSYELLATNNLGL, from the coding sequence ATGTGTGAATGTACCCGACGTGAAACAAAACGCCAAGAAACTACAGACAATATCGTTCGCTCTGCTATTACTTTAGTTACTCAGGCTAATTCTATTGACTCGGTCTCTATTGATGATATTGCGCAAGAAGCTGGGATATCACGGCGCACATTCTTCAATCATTTTCCCACCAAAATTACGGTGTTGCTGGAACCGCTATTCGTCTATCGCTCGCGGTATATTGCACATCTTCTTAACGAACCACTGGGTATTGATGCCTGGCGGGCAATCGCCAATGCGATAGAAAAGACAATCGATGAGTGTGATGATCTTATCCTAGTAGCACGCTCCGAATGGATCCTTACCCGATTAGTTCATTCTTCATCTGCACCGGCAGACATCCCACATAGATCTGCTTATGAAGCGCATAACAATGCTTTGCGTGTGAATTTACAAAAACGTCTCAACCAAGATGATCCGATCGCCGTGGAATTACTTACTGGCATCGGAGACCAAATACTTCGGCTGACATTAGTAGCGGTGCGGGAAAACCATAAGAGGAATCCGCACGAAGCTGCACGGGCTACGGTGGCTCACTCGTATGAGCTTTTAGCAACAAATAATTTAGGCCTTTGA
- a CDS encoding fluoride efflux transporter FluC, with product MTAARNTMLVFFGGVAGVSLRWSLIQVFPVSGPWAVYLINVLGSFLLGCLYGYSESYTCSWLTTTEGRLLFGTGLLGGFTTYSTFAVDVVQMSEIGSIAGIIFAGSQLILGACAALCGLWLGNREKSI from the coding sequence ATGACCGCTGCTCGTAACACTATGCTGGTTTTCTTCGGTGGTGTGGCTGGGGTTAGCCTGCGATGGTCTCTTATCCAGGTGTTTCCGGTGTCAGGGCCGTGGGCTGTTTACCTGATTAACGTTCTTGGTAGTTTTTTGCTGGGTTGCTTATACGGTTACAGCGAGAGTTACACCTGTTCGTGGCTAACGACGACGGAGGGGCGGTTGCTTTTTGGTACCGGACTGTTAGGCGGGTTTACGACGTATTCGACGTTTGCGGTAGACGTTGTTCAGATGAGTGAAATCGGTTCGATAGCGGGGATTATCTTTGCTGGTAGCCAGTTGATCCTTGGTGCGTGTGCGGCGCTATGTGGTTTATGGTTGGGGAATCGGGAGAAGAGCATATGA